From the Gemmatimonadota bacterium genome, the window TGGCATTGTCGCCGGTACCACGCTTGTGGATCTCTCCGAGATCCAGGAGAAACTCCGCTGGGGCTACCGCTTTATGAATGTCGGCAATATTCTCGCTTATGGCACGCAGGTCCTGACCCAAAATCTCGAAACCTTACGCGCCAATCCAGGTGGGGGGACTGAAGGATGACAGAATCACTACGTCTGCTCTCCATCGGGGCGCATCCGGCCGATATCTTCGACCAATCGGGCGGTACTATGGCCCATCACGTCAGCCGCGGCGACGATGTGCGGTGTGTGGTGCTGACCCACGGCGCACGGGTGCATGATGCGGTGATCAGCGACGAGATGTTTCACCAGGAGGAAGTGCCGGACGGGGCCGAGCTTCTGAAGATGATGCAGGAACGCTCCGATGTCAAAGCGGCGGAGGTTCGCGCGGCCTGTGCGATTTTGGGTGTAGGAGAGATCTACTTCTTTGGCGCCGATGATTCGGTCCTGCTCGTTGAGGACGAGACGGTGAGGCGCCTGGCAAGGCTGCTGCGGGAACTCCGTCCCGATATTGTCCTGACCCACTTTCCCAAAGAAGGTGACGGCCTGACCAACGCGCACGCCACCGCCGGGCAAATCGTGATGCACGCCATCGGGCTGGCCAACAGCGTCGATCCCGGTGACCGGAATCCCCCTCACAGGGTTGCGCAAGTCTTTTATTTTGGGGGAGGCGGTGCGGGGATTCCCCGGCAGGTTTGGGATTCCGAGGGGG encodes:
- a CDS encoding PIG-L family deacetylase, translated to MTESLRLLSIGAHPADIFDQSGGTMAHHVSRGDDVRCVVLTHGARVHDAVISDEMFHQEEVPDGAELLKMMQERSDVKAAEVRAACAILGVGEIYFFGADDSVLLVEDETVRRLARLLRELRPDIVLTHFPKEGDGLTNAHATAGQIVMHAIGLANSVDPGDRNPPHRVAQVFYFGGGGAGIPRQVWDSEGGYYNDVFIDITDVVEKKLAALDCLVSQGYGGAYARKRIETSDGAFGSAGRCAYAEGFISLHAETHSFLPLTEHALRVARSSDHENISRSSYRIPVD